CCCTCCGCCTCCCCCCGATGACAAGGTTGAGAGCGGAGGACACGAGAAGCCCGGTCTCATGCCCACAAACCGGACTTCTTCAACAGCCTGCTAGCGGCGCGGCGGCCTTCACGTACCTGGGGCCTTCCCCCTGGGCAGCGCGGCGGCGGGCGCCTTCGGTCTGGCCTGGGCGATTGGAGCCTTGGACGCGCCGGTGGTGGGCTGCGTCGCAGACCGCTTCGGGCCTGAGGCCGTCACTCGCCTGGGGCCGGGCTGACGGCGCGCTTCTTCGCCACTGGGTGGCGGTGACGGTGCTTGCGACGGCCGCGGCGCTGGCGGCCCTGCTGGTCCGCCTGGCGCCGCGAGCCCGCGTGGCTCATTGACGCGAGTGGCGCATGGGCGCATCACGCCGTGCTTTGTGCTCCCTCGCGTCCCAGCCGCTGAGCGAAGAAGGCGAGGATTTCGTCTCGCGCCGCGCGAGTGGGCTCGCCCTCCGCGTCGATGAGATGGGCAGTCACGACGCTGTGGGCGCACCCGACGACTTCCGCGAAGAAGGGGGGCGGCGTCGGGTTCGCGGCGGACGTGGGCAGCACTCGGGGAACGAAGCGCTTTCCGAGCGCGGCCGTATATGCCTGGAATCGCTGCGCCGTGCAGAATCGGTCTCCCTCGAACCGATAGGCGAGCACCGTCAGGTCGTCACGTTCGAGGCGCTCCTTCACGGCGGCAAGCTCGTCAGGCGCCAGTTGAATCGCGCCGGCGTCGCTCAGGGGCAGCGACGGCTGACACATGACGGGAGCGAGCATCGCGGATTCGAGCATCATCGAGAGCGCGAAGTTCCCCGTGAAGCACATCCCAATCGCGCCGACCCCCGGTCCGCCACACTCCTCATGGGCGAGGCGTGCCAGGGCACGCAGCCACTGCGTCACGGGGCTCGACTCATTCGCCGCGAACGCTCGGAACTCCGCGCTCACGCAGGCGCGTTGCATGATGGCACGCCCCTCCTCCGTGCGAGGGTAGGCACCGTCCCTGCCGAAGAGCGAAGGCATGTAGACAGTGAAGCCCGCGTCGCGGACCCAACGCGCGAAGCGGGCGACGTGCGGGCTGATGCCTGGCATCTCGGCCATGACGATGACGGCGGGGCCGTGGCCGGCGACGTAGACCGTTCGCATGGCGTCGTTGAGGGTGAGGGGCCGCCGGGCGAAGTCATCGAGAGGGTCGTCGGCCGTGGAGTCAGGTGTGGATGGACGCATGCCCGGACGATGCGGGAAGTCCATCCTCCGCGACCAGTGGCGAGATTGACAATGAACGGGCTATTCTTGCCACCGTGATTACGCATGTGGTGTTCGATGGCGTGGCAGAGGGCTCGCTGGGCGTGGGGCTCGATGTGGTCGACACGGCCGCACGACTCGTCGAGGCAGGGCTCGCCACGGTTCCCCGGGGTGCCCAGGTCTTGCGTCAGCGGGTGGTGTCGCTCGACGGTCAGCCGGTCCGCTCGAGCACGGGACGCACCGTCTCCGTGGACGGCGCGCTGAGCCTCCGAGGTGTGAAGGCGGGAGACGTGTTGCTGGTACCTGGGCTCTCCGCGGCGAGCGAGCGCGCCATCGAGCGGTTGCTCTCGCGTGCCGATGCGGCGCGTGGCATCACGTTGCTCGCGCGCGCGGCGGCGAAGGGCGCCAGGGTCGCGGCCTCGTGCTCCGCGACCTTCGTCCTCGCGGCGTCCGGCCTCCTCGCGGGGCGGAGCGCGACGACGACCTGGTGGCTCGTCCCCTCATTCGTGCGTCGCTTCCCCGAGGTCGCCCTCCAACCAGACCGGATGGTTGTCGAGAGCGACGGCGTCCTCACCGCGGGCTCGGCCTTCGCGCATGCGGACCTGGTGCTGGCCATCGTCGCGCGGGTCGCGAGCCCATCACTCGCGCACCTGGTGGCCCGCTACCTCGTGCTCGACGAGCGTGTCTCACAGGCCAGGTACATGGTGATGGAGCACCTCCGCGTCTCGGACCCGGCGCTTCGTGCCGTGGAGCAATTCGTCGCCGCGAATCTGGGCCGGCAGCTGACGCTCGATGAGCTCGCCCGTGCCGCTGCCACCTCCTCGCGCACGCTCGCGCGGCGGGTGCAGGCCGGGCTGGGCATGACGCCGCTCGAGTTCGTGCAGCGGGTGCGCGTGGCTCACGCCTCCCACCTGCTCGAGACGACCCATGCGTCGGTCGAAGATGTCGCTGCCCGGGTGGGGTATGCCGACACCGCTGCGTTCCGTCGCGTGTTCCGGCGGTACGTCGGAGAGACGCCACGAGGAAGGCACGGCAACTCACGCGCCCGGCGCTCACCGTTGAAAGGGCGCGATTCACCGGCGCCATGAGGGCTTTCACAGAGATGCCCTGCCTCCGTGCAGCGGGCTGGCAGCGCAAACGCAGACGCCCCTTTGGACTTCCCGTCATTGGTGCGGTAATAGCTGTTAGTCAATGAACTCAAGAATAAGCGGTATGACTGGGGTATGGGCAGCAGTGCTTGGCGCGCTCTTGCTCACGGGATGCACGAAGGATGGTGCGCCGGAAGCCGGCACGGGGACCGCGCTGCGGGCTGTGACCTCGCCGGTGACTGTGTCAGAGGCGGTGGCCATCACCAGCCAAGGCATGACGCAGAACGGTGCGGCGCATCGCAATCAGGCGCTGCTCGGGGTGTTCCAGACCGAGGACTATGAGGTCGAGGCCTTGTTGCGCTTCCCGCAGACGGGCGTGCCGGCTGGGGCGGTGGTTCAGAGTGCGACGCTGCGTTTCGCGGTGGAGACCTACACCAGCGACTTCTCGATTCGAGGCGCATACGTGCAGGCGCCCTGGAACCTGGGGGCCAACGGACTGGGATGGCAGTTCCGCGACGATGGGCTGGAGTGGGACCGGCTGGGGGCGGTCGGGCAGGGGACGGACCTGGTCGCCGGTTCGTCGTTCGAGGTCTCCACGTTTCCGGGCACGGTGAGCGTGCACGACGTGCCACTCGACGTGGCGGTGGTGCAGTCGTGGGTCGACGACCCGTCGACCAACCAGGGCGTGATGTTGGCGAACTCGAAGGTTGGGAAGGTGGCCAAGGTCTTCACCAGCCTGGCCACCCAGCCGGAGCGTCGGCCGCTCCTCACCATTGAGTACACCGCGCCTGCGCCGCGCAGCGATACCACGCCTCCGTCCGTTGCAATCACGGCGCCCGCGGCAGGCGCGACGGTGCAGGGCGTGGTCGGCATCACCGTGGACGCGAGCGACGACGTCGGCGTGGTCGGCGTGCAGCTGCGCATCGACGGCCGCAACCTCGACTCGACGCAGCTCGACACCCACCTGTTCCGCAATGGAAACCATGTGTTGACCGCGCACGCGCGCGACGCCGCTGGCAACCTCACCACCTCGGCGCCGATCCTCGTCACCATCGCCAACGTGGTTGTCGACACCACGCCTCCCGAGGTGCAGGTCACCGCGCCCGTCGCGGGAGAGGCCGTCAGTGGTCCCTTCACGGTGCGGATGAGCGCGAGCGACAACGTGGGCGTCACCCGGGTCCACGTCGAGCTCGACGGCGTTCAGGTCGGCGCGCCGGACGTGGCCGCCCCCTGGTCGGTGACGCTCGACACCGAGGCGCTCCAGCCCTATGGGCTCCGGCAGCTGACCGCGGTGGCTCGCGATGCCGCTGGCAATGTCACCGTCTCCGCGCCGGTATCCGTCAACGTGAGCGCGCCACCTCCCGACGTCACGCCGCCCCAGGTCCAGATCGTCGCGCCCGAGAGCGGCGTGACGGTGGGCGGTACCCTCCAAGTCAGGGTCGACGCCCATGACAATGTGAGGGTTGCGGGCGTGCAGTTGCAGGTGAACGGACAGGACTTCGGGCCCGAAGACCTCAGCTATCCCTATTGGATCAACGTCTCCACCACGCTGCTAGGGGACGGCACCTTCCCGATGACGGCGGTGGCGCGGGACCGCGCCGGCAACCAGACCACCTCGGCGCCCGTCATGTTGACCATCGCCAACGGGCCGCCCGTGGTGCTCGATATCCCGGTGGCGCATCCGCGGGTGTGGTTCACGGCGGACCGGCTGGCCCGGGCCCAGGCGTACTTCGCGCAGCACCCGTATACGCCCGTCGCGAACGTGCAAGCGCCCGAACAGGCCATCGATGCGGCAATGCACTCGCTGCTCACCGGCACCCCGGCCTCGTGCCGCGCCGCGATTGACTGGGCGGTGCGCACCGAGATTCCCATCTCCGAGAACACGGTGTCGAGCGATCCGGCCCGCTGGTACGGCGAGGCGGCCATCCTCACCTACGATTGGTGTTTCGCCCACCTGCTTCCGGCGGAGCGCACGCTCCTGATCAACCGCTGGAACTTCGCCATCGAGGCGCTCAACGCCAATCCGTGGGGCGGCATCGGCATGGAGGGCAACAACTACTACACGGGGTATTTCCGCAACGCGCTCCTGTGGGCCATTGCCAGCTGGCATGAAAACCAGCCGTTCGCCAACGAGCTCCTGCAGTACGCGATGAAGTCACGCTGGGCCTTCTCGCTGCGGCCCTATCTGGATGGGCCGGCGGCAGGCGGCGCGCCGCACGAGGGCTCGACCTACGGCCGCCGGACGTTCGGCTACATGACGGTGCCGTTCACCACGCTGGGCCTGTATGGCCACGACATGTGGAACCAGACCGACTACTTCATGGCGTCGGTCTTCTGGTCCATCTACTCGACCACGCCGGGGCCCACCCGGAGGGGCCAGTTCCAGCTGTTCGAGACCTTCCCATTCAATGACGACGAGCGCTGGCTGAACCGGTGGAATCCCAGCAACACCGCGCAGACGTCGCTGGGCAGCTACTTCGCCCCGCTCATCGAGGAGTGGTCGGACCAGCCCATCGCGGGTTATGCCAAGCGCTTCCTGGAACTCACCGGCCATCCGATTGACGACCGACTCATCCGGTACGTCTATAGCGACACGCTGGCGGCGGTGCCGTCTCGTGACCTCGCGGAGCTGCCGCTCGACTACCACGCACCCGGACTGGGCATGGTGTACGCCAAGACGGCGTGGGCGCCCGACGCGACCCTGGTCAACCTGCAGTTCGGTGTGACGGCCAACGCGGGTCATGAGCACCGCGACTCCGGCAACTTCCAGGTGTGGCGCGCGGGCGAGTTCCTGACCCGCGAGACGGTGGGCTACGCCAACTCCATCGTCGGATACGCCGGTGGCGCGGCGGTCGACTGCGCGTCGCCCGTGGGGCACAACACGCTCTTGTTCGAGGGGCGGGGCACGGTCGGCTACTACCACCACGCGCCGCAAATGCTGCGCCTGGAGTCGTCGTCCGTGGCGAGCTACGCCGCGGTCGACCTCACCGGCGTGTATGACTTGAACGCCGAGTGGGCCCACCGAGAGGCCGAGGTCGGCAACCCCCACGCGGGCCGGGTGGTGCGTGAGACCTTGCTCGTGCGTCCGCTCGACACCCTGATTGTGTTCGACCGGCTCGAAAGCGCACGGGATGACGCCACGGTTGCCAAGACCTTCTTGGTTCATTTCCCGGAGTCACCGGTGCTCATGGGCAACACCTGGTCCGCGAACAGCGGCGGGCAGCAGCTGCGGGTCAGCACCCTGGTTCCAGCCAATCCCGTTCGGCGAATCATCGACGAGCGCGGCCCGGTGCGCGGCGATGGCACCTACCCGTACCCGGTGGGCCAGTTCCGTGGAGAGATTGAGACCCGCGGGGAGGTGGTGAGTCACTTCCTTCACGTCGTGCAGGCCAAGGATGTGGCCGACAGCGCGGCGCTGCAGCTCACGCTCGACGAAACGGCGACCGCGTACAGCGTGACGTTGAGTCACCCAACCCGCGGAAGCGCGGTGGTCCGCTTCGAGAAGGGGATTGAGAGCACGGGCGGCAGCTTCGGCTACGCCGCCAGCGGCGCGGTCACTCCGGCGCCACTGCGCGCGGGGGTGCAAGCGATGACGGTCACCCCAAGCGGGCCGGTGTGGGGACCGTGACCGGCTGAACCCGGCCCGCGAGCGACGTCCGCGTTCGCGGTGCTCGAGGTCAGCCGGGGGACTGCCGCGCCGCCCGCGACCTCGGCCTGGAGCACCGCAGCCTCACGCTCCAGGCCGGCTGCATCATCGAGCAGCGTGGAAGCTGTATTCAGCCAGGAGACGCCCCTTCCTGGGCTCCTTGCATCAAGGCTTCCACCTGCTGCTGGATGCCCTGCAACTGGTCGAGCCTGCGCTTCAGTGCTTCGCGCAGGTCGCGCTCGTCGGTGTGAAGGACCTCGTCGTGTAACTCCGCGATGCTTTCAGACAGGCACACGTGGAGGAGGTGGATCTGCTGCTGGGAGAGCTCCAGGACCATGGGTCACCTCTCTGACACCGGAACAACGGAGACACGCCTCCCTCTCCCCGGAGGACACGGGTGCGAACGCGCGCACGTCAGGCCCCTGAGGCCGGTGCCGCCGCACCTGAGGCCTGTCGCGCAGGTGGTCGCGGTACACCATGAGTGTAGTGCGCGCCCGCCCGCTGCCCAGGGCACTCCCGGGCAGGCAAGGGTGGGGGTGTTCGGTTCGCTCCCCTCGAGGTCCGGGCCGCTGCCTGGAGGCGCGGTGCTGGCGGGGTGGGGACAGCAGGTGGCCAGGCTTGCCCTGGCTTCCCTCCGGCGCTCCGGAGCACCGCGCGGCTG
This Myxococcus virescens DNA region includes the following protein-coding sequences:
- a CDS encoding dienelactone hydrolase family protein; this translates as MRPSTPDSTADDPLDDFARRPLTLNDAMRTVYVAGHGPAVIVMAEMPGISPHVARFARWVRDAGFTVYMPSLFGRDGAYPRTEEGRAIMQRACVSAEFRAFAANESSPVTQWLRALARLAHEECGGPGVGAIGMCFTGNFALSMMLESAMLAPVMCQPSLPLSDAGAIQLAPDELAAVKERLERDDLTVLAYRFEGDRFCTAQRFQAYTAALGKRFVPRVLPTSAANPTPPPFFAEVVGCAHSVVTAHLIDAEGEPTRAARDEILAFFAQRLGREGAQSTA
- a CDS encoding GlxA family transcriptional regulator yields the protein MITHVVFDGVAEGSLGVGLDVVDTAARLVEAGLATVPRGAQVLRQRVVSLDGQPVRSSTGRTVSVDGALSLRGVKAGDVLLVPGLSAASERAIERLLSRADAARGITLLARAAAKGARVAASCSATFVLAASGLLAGRSATTTWWLVPSFVRRFPEVALQPDRMVVESDGVLTAGSAFAHADLVLAIVARVASPSLAHLVARYLVLDERVSQARYMVMEHLRVSDPALRAVEQFVAANLGRQLTLDELARAAATSSRTLARRVQAGLGMTPLEFVQRVRVAHASHLLETTHASVEDVAARVGYADTAAFRRVFRRYVGETPRGRHGNSRARRSPLKGRDSPAP
- a CDS encoding Ig-like domain-containing protein, translating into MTQNGAAHRNQALLGVFQTEDYEVEALLRFPQTGVPAGAVVQSATLRFAVETYTSDFSIRGAYVQAPWNLGANGLGWQFRDDGLEWDRLGAVGQGTDLVAGSSFEVSTFPGTVSVHDVPLDVAVVQSWVDDPSTNQGVMLANSKVGKVAKVFTSLATQPERRPLLTIEYTAPAPRSDTTPPSVAITAPAAGATVQGVVGITVDASDDVGVVGVQLRIDGRNLDSTQLDTHLFRNGNHVLTAHARDAAGNLTTSAPILVTIANVVVDTTPPEVQVTAPVAGEAVSGPFTVRMSASDNVGVTRVHVELDGVQVGAPDVAAPWSVTLDTEALQPYGLRQLTAVARDAAGNVTVSAPVSVNVSAPPPDVTPPQVQIVAPESGVTVGGTLQVRVDAHDNVRVAGVQLQVNGQDFGPEDLSYPYWINVSTTLLGDGTFPMTAVARDRAGNQTTSAPVMLTIANGPPVVLDIPVAHPRVWFTADRLARAQAYFAQHPYTPVANVQAPEQAIDAAMHSLLTGTPASCRAAIDWAVRTEIPISENTVSSDPARWYGEAAILTYDWCFAHLLPAERTLLINRWNFAIEALNANPWGGIGMEGNNYYTGYFRNALLWAIASWHENQPFANELLQYAMKSRWAFSLRPYLDGPAAGGAPHEGSTYGRRTFGYMTVPFTTLGLYGHDMWNQTDYFMASVFWSIYSTTPGPTRRGQFQLFETFPFNDDERWLNRWNPSNTAQTSLGSYFAPLIEEWSDQPIAGYAKRFLELTGHPIDDRLIRYVYSDTLAAVPSRDLAELPLDYHAPGLGMVYAKTAWAPDATLVNLQFGVTANAGHEHRDSGNFQVWRAGEFLTRETVGYANSIVGYAGGAAVDCASPVGHNTLLFEGRGTVGYYHHAPQMLRLESSSVASYAAVDLTGVYDLNAEWAHREAEVGNPHAGRVVRETLLVRPLDTLIVFDRLESARDDATVAKTFLVHFPESPVLMGNTWSANSGGQQLRVSTLVPANPVRRIIDERGPVRGDGTYPYPVGQFRGEIETRGEVVSHFLHVVQAKDVADSAALQLTLDETATAYSVTLSHPTRGSAVVRFEKGIESTGGSFGYAASGAVTPAPLRAGVQAMTVTPSGPVWGP